From a region of the Cololabis saira isolate AMF1-May2022 chromosome 8, fColSai1.1, whole genome shotgun sequence genome:
- the nelfcd gene encoding negative elongation factor C/D, whose product MDKEYYTGGGDWDPSDDAPEDGYGDGENDGKTQEDCLQKFSSRDYIMEPAIFNTLKMYFQAGGSPEHVIQLLSENYSAVAQTVNLLAEWLIQMGVEPAQVQERVENHLKSLLIKHFDPQKADSIFTVEGETPAWLEQMIAHTTWRDLFYKLAEAHPDCLMLNFTVKLISDAGYQGEITSVSTACQQLEVFSRVLRTSLATLLDGGEENLEKTLPEFAKMVCHGEHTYLFAQAMMSILAQEEQGGSAVRRIGQEVQKSAHERGHDASQITLALGTAAAYPRACQALGAMLSKGALNPADITVLFKMFSSMDPPPVELIRVPAFLDLFMQSLFKPGSKINQDHKHKYIHILAYAASVVETWKKNKRVNINKDELKSTSKAIETVHNLCCNENKGATELVAELGTLYQCIRFPVVAMGVLKWVDWTVSEPRYFQLQTDHTPVHLALLDEICTCHQLLHPQVLQLLIKLFETEHSQLDVMEQLELKKTLLDRMVHLLSRGYVLPVVGYIRKCLEKLNTDISLIRYFVTEVLDVIAPPYTSDFVQLFLPILENDSIAGTIRTEGEHDTVAEFIAHCKSNFIMIN is encoded by the exons ATGGACAAGGAATATTACACCGGTGGAGGAGACTGGGACCCATCGGACGACGCTCCG GAGGATGGTTACGGGGATGGAGAAAATGATGGGAAAACCCAGGAGGATTGTCTGCAAAAATTTTCCAGCAGAGATTACATCATGGAGCCTGCAATATTCAACACACTCAAAAT GTATTTCCAAGCGGGTGGATCTCCAGAACATGTCATCCAGCTTCTCTCTGAAAACTACTCTGCTGTTGCTCAGACTGTTAATCTGCTGGCTGAGTGGCTCATTCAGATGG GTGTGGAGCCTGCTCAGGTCCAGGAGCGAGTAGAAAATCACCTCAAAAGTCTCTTGATAAAGCACTTTGATCCCCAAAAAGCAGATTCCATCTTCACTGTTGAGGGAGAG ACTCCTGCTTGGCTCGAGCAGATGATAGCACACACAACCTGGAGGGATCTCTTCTATAAGCTGGCGGAGGCTCACCCAGATTGTTTGATGCTCAACTTCACTGTAAAG cTTATTTCAGATGCTGGTTACCAAGGAGAGATCACCAGTGTGTCTACAGCATGTCAGCAGCTGGAGGTTTTTTCCAGGGTGCTGAGGACATCTTTGGCTACATTACTTGATGGTGGAGAGGAAAACCTAGAGAAGACGCTACCAGAGTTTGCT AAAATGGTGTGTCATGGAGAGCACACGTACCTTTTTGCCCAGGCAATGATGTCCATCCTCGCTCAGGAGGAACAGGGCGGTTCAGCTGTTCGCAGGATTGGCCAGGAGGTGCAGAAGTCTGCACACGAGAG AGGTCACGATGCCAGCCAGATAACCCTCGCGCTCGGTACAGCAGCTGCCTACCCTCGAGCCTGCCAGGCGCTTGGTGCCATGTTATCCAAAGGAGCCCTGAATCCTGCCGATATCACAGTTCTCTTCAAGATGTTCAGCAGCATGGACCCTCCTCCCGTTGAGCTG ATCAGAGTGCCTGCCTTCCTTGACCTGTTCATGCAGTCGCTGTTTAAACCTGGATCAAAAATCAACCAGGACCATAAACATAAATACATCCATATCTTGGCCTATGCTGCCAGTGTGGTGGAGACATGGAAAAAG AACAAGCGGGTCAACATCAATAAAGATGAGCTGAAGTCAACCTCTAAAGCCATAGAGACTGTTCACAACCTCTGCTGCAACGAGAACAAAGGAGCTACGGAGTTGGTGGCTGAACTCGGCACCCTGTATCAGTGTATCCG GTTTCCAGTGGTTGCTATGGGAGTTTTGAAGTGGGTGGACTGGACAGTGTCAGAGCCGCGCTACTTCCAGCTCCAGACAGATCATACTCCGGTCCATTTAGCGTTACTAGATGAG ATCTGTACGTGCCACCAACTTCTGCATCCACAGGTCCTCCAACTGCTCATAAAGCTCTTCGAGACGGAGCACTCTCAGCTGGACGTCATGGAGCAG CTGGAGCTGAAGAAGACTCTGCTGGACCGAATGGTTCATCTGCTGAGCCGTGGCTATGTTTTGCCGGTCGTCGGCTACATTCGGAAGTGTCTGGAGAAACTTAATACGGATATCTCCCTCATAAGATACTTTGTCACTGAG GTGCTGGACGTGATAGCGCCTCCCTACACTTCAGATTTTGTGCAGCTCTTCTTGCCCATCCTAGAGAACGACAGCATCGCAGGAACAATCCGCACAGAGGGAGAACATGACACGGTGGCTGAGTTTATTG CACATTGCAAGTCAAATTTCATCATGATTAACTGA
- the LOC133449424 gene encoding putative nuclease HARBI1: protein MACPFLEDPIDEGAALLRRELNIRREIVIRPRIDVLSFPDKFLFERYRFTSQSINYIHNLIRPHICNITSRSHALTSHQILCVALRFFANGRYLYNVGDAEHLSKATVCRAVRKVCLALKRLLSIFVVFPGHKPVQAIKEEFHRIAGFPSVIGCIDGTHIPITAPSHNEADYVNRKSTHSINVQIICDAGYIISNVEAKWPGSVHDSRIYRECNLSNRLQDGEFDGVLLGDKGYPCQPGLLTPYPDPEPGPQQNFNRAHRRTRARVERTIGLLKARFQCLRHLRVTPERACDIIVACVVLHNIATIRGEQHPALQIEAPDDDDSIQLPAIQDGRAVRDAICQDHFQDQVTIITTTTAAVK from the exons atggcatgtccttttctTGAAGacccaattgatgaaggtgcagcattattgcgcagagaattaaatattcgtcgggagattgTTATCAGACCGCGTATCGATGTTCTCTCATTTCCAGACAAGTTTCTTTTTGAGCGGTACCGTTTCACATCACAGTCCATCAACTACATCCACAACCTAATCCGTCCTCACATTTGTAACATAACCAGTCGCAGTCATGCTCTCACATCCCACCAGATATTGTGTGTTGCGCTGCGTTTCTTTGCCAATGGACGTTATTTGTACAATGTCGGAGATGCAGAGCACTTGAGCAAGGCAACTGTATGCAGGGCGGTCAGAAAAGTGTGCCTCGCCCTGAAACGGCTTTTATCCATCTTTGTGGTTTTCCCTggacataaacctgtccaagccatcaaggaagagttccacaggattgcag gATTTCCCAGTGTGATTGGCTGCATAGATGGCACACACATCCCAATCACAGCTCCCTCACATAATGAAGCCGATTATGTGAATAGGAAGTCTACTCACAGCATAAATGTGCAG ATCATATGTGATGCTGGATACATCATATCCAATGTGGAGGCCAAGTGGCCTGGGTCTGTTCATGACTCACGGATATATCGTGAGTGTAACCTGAGCAACAGACTGCAGGATG GAGAGTTTGATGGCGTTCTGCTGGGTGACAAGGGTTACCCATGCCAACCTGGCTTGCTGACCCCTTACCCTGACCCTGAACCAGGCCCCCAACAGAACTTTAACCGGGCTCACCGCAGGACGAGAGCCCGCGTGGAGCGTACCATAGGCCTGCTGAAAGCCCGTTTCCAGTGCCTACGTCACCTCAGGGTGACCCCTGAGAGGGCCTGTGACATTATTGTGGCATGTGTTGTTCTTCATAATATTGCCACTATTAGAGGAGAACAACACCCTGCCCTACAAATTGAAGCCCCTGATGATGACGACTCCATCCAGCTGCCAGCTATCCAGGATGGTAGAGCAGTCAGAGACGCCATATGCCAAGATCACTTCCAAGATCAagtcaccatcatcaccaccaccacagcAGCAGTCAAATAA